The following coding sequences lie in one Zingiber officinale cultivar Zhangliang chromosome 2B, Zo_v1.1, whole genome shotgun sequence genomic window:
- the LOC122048095 gene encoding uncharacterized protein LOC122048095: protein MFRRLCAAIHRRLQVTTTLGHRRITALSRPHFLGFVKPYSASSVGADDPSSLTASSLMRSCGISDRAALSISKKVQQDNLDKALSVLTLLKDYGFDEAHLVRLVDRLPGALVMDVEKILKPKLELFRGISLVGTALPEILSARPILLRRSLEKRLLPNAELLKSILITNANLVNAIKNSPWLMTLDIRTKVLPKVDALRAYGVLDDVILVLFTGYGYALLTDTARFNEAFDKIKKMGICPKKTTFARALGMLAKLPEKKWEERLETLMGLGWSQDNVLEAFSKQPHIVRMSTEKTRKAVKFVEEKLGWTPEHTVKNPSVLLLSLEKRLIPRYAVLHILMHKGLIKAGFKGSHFLVSIEKFMMQFVTKYQDKAPEIVEAIKGVKSCR from the coding sequence ATGTTTCGACGTCTCTGCGCCGCCATCCACCGTCGACTTCAAGTGACTACCACTCTCGGCCATCGTCGGATCACCGCCCTCTCCCGCCCACACTTTCTGGGATTCGTCAAACCCTATTCTGCTTCCTCCGTCGGCGCCGACGATCCCTCATCCCTGACCGCTTCTTCCCTCATGAGATCGTGCGGGATATCCGACCGTGCCGCCCTCTCCATCTCCAAGAAAGTCCAGCAAGACAACCTCGACAAAGCGCTCTCGGTTCTCACCCTCCTCAAGGACTACGGGTTCGACGAAGCCCATCTCGTCCGCCTCGTCGACCGCCTTCCCGGTGCTCTCGTGATGGACGTCGAGAAGATCTTGAAGCCAAAGCTGGAGCTCTTCCGCGGGATCAGCCTCGTCGGAACCGCCCTCCCGGAGATCCTGTCAGCTAGGCCCATTCTGCTCAGACGCAGCTTAGAGAAGCGATTGCTCCCCAACGCTGAGCTCCTCAAATCAATTTTGATAACGAATGCGAACCTTGTGAATGCCATAAAGAACTCACCTTGGTTGATGACCTTAGACATCAGAACCAAAGTGCTTCCCAAGGTCGATGCTCTGCGCGCATACGGCGTGCTCGATGATGTAATCTTAGTGCTTTTCACCGGTTACGGCTACGCTTTGCTGACAGATACAGCTCGATTCAATGAGGCCTTTGACAAGATCAAGAAGATGGGAATCTGTCCGAAGAAAACTACTTTCGCCCGTGCACTCGGGATGCTTGCTAAGTTGCCCGAGAAGAAGTGGGAGGAGAGACTGGAGACCTTGATGGGATTGGGATGGTCACAGGATAATGTCTTGGAGGCCTTCTCAAAACAGCCTCACATTGTGCGGATGTCGACTGAGAAGACAAGGAAGGCTGTGAAGTTTGTGGAAGAGAAGCTGGGATGGACGCCCGAGCACACAGTGAAGAATCCAAGTGTCCTGTTGTTGAGCCTGGAGAAGAGGTTGATACCCAGGTATGCCGTCCTGCACATTCTCATGCACAAGGGATTGATCAAGGCTGGCTTCAAAGGGAGTCATTTCCTGGTTTCGATCGAGAAGTTCATGATGCAATTTGTGACCAAGTATCAAGATAAAGCTCCAGAAATTGTTGAAGCTATCAAAGGAGTGAAATCTTGTAGATGA
- the LOC122045108 gene encoding transcription termination factor MTERF6, chloroplastic/mitochondrial-like — protein MFRLPCAAVRRQLQVTATLGHSRTAAAAASSPHFLGFVKPYSVSSVGADDPSSLTTSLLTRSCGISDHAALSISMKVPLDALDKALSVLAVLKDYGFGEAHLVRLVDRHPPVLSMGVEKTLKPKLEFYRGISLVGTALPEILSGSPRLLTSSLEKRLLPNVELLKLILKTNENIVDALKHEPRLMTLDIRTKVLPKVDALRAYGVPDDVILVLLTRYGYALLIDTSRFNEAFDEIKKMGICPKKTTFAHALGVLALLPKKIWQEKVENLRELGWSQNHILEAFARFPYIVRASTENIRKTLKFVEEKLAWTPENTVKYPTVLLMSLEKRMMPRFAVLSILMHKGLIKPGFTGYHFLTSSKNFQMAFVTKYQDKAPEIVEAYQRSEIG, from the coding sequence ATGTTTCGGCTTCCTTGCGCCGCCGTCCGCCGTCAACTTCAGGTGACCGCCACTCTCGGCCATAGTcggaccgccgccgccgccgcctcgagTCCACACTTTCTGGGTTTTGTCAAACCCTATTCCGTCTCCTCCGTCGGCGCCGACGATCCCTCATCCCTAACCACCTCCTTGCTCACGAGATCGTGCGGGATCTCCGACCATGCCGCCCTCTCCATCTCCATGAAAGTCCCGCTCGACGCCCTCGACAAAGCGCTCTCGGTGCTCGCCGTCCTCAAGGACTACGGCTTCGGCGAAGCTCATCTCGTCCGCCTCGTCGACCGCCATCCTCCTGTCCTCTCGATGGGCGTCGAGAAGACCTTGAAGCCCAAGCTGGAGTTCTATCGCGGGATTAGCCTAGTCGGAACCGCCCTTCCGGAGATCCTGTCAGGGAGCCCCCGGCTGCTGACGAGCAGCTTGGAGAAGCGATTGCTCCCCAACGTTGAGCTCCTCAAATTGATCTTGAAAACGAATGAGAACATCGTGGATGCCCTAAAGCACGAACCTCGGTTGATGACCTTAGACATCAGAACCAAAGTGCTTCCCAAGGTCGATGCTCTGCGCGCATACGGCGTGCCCGATGATGTAATCTTAGTGCTTTTGACCCGTTACGGCTACGCTTTGCTGATAGATACATCTCGATTCAATGAGGCCTTTGATGAGATAAAGAAGATGGGCATCTGTCCGAAGAAAACGACGTTTGCCCATGCCCTTGGGGTGCTCGCTCTATTGCCCAAGAAGATATGGCAGGAGAAAGTGGAGAACTTGAGGGAATTGGGGTGGTCACAGAATCATATCTTGGAGGCCTTTGCAAGGTTTCCTTACATTGTGCGGGCATCGACTGAGAATATAAGGAAGACCCTGAAGTTTGTGGAAGAGAAGCTGGCATGGACTCCGGAAAACACTGTGAAGTATCCAACAGTTCTGTTGATGAGCCTGGAGAAGAGGATGATGCCCAGGTTTGCCGTCCTGAGCATTCTCATGCACAAGGGATTAATCAAGCCTGGCTTCACAGGGTATCATTTTCTGACGTCGAGCAAGAACTTCCAGATGGCATTTGTGACCAAGTATCAAGACAAAGCTCCGGAGATAGTTGAAGCTTATCAAAGAAGTGAAATCGGATAG